The region TGAAACTTACCATGCCTGGATCTTCATCCCATTCTGTTGTCTCTATGCCACTGCCATCTCAGGGAATGGCATGATTTTGTTTGTCATCATCACTGAGTCGAGCCTTCATGAACCCATGTACTATTTCCTTTCCATGCTGTCCTTCACGGACCTAGGGCTGTGCCTTTCCACATTGGTCACTATGGTGGGTATTTTCTGGTTCAATGCTCGAGAAATCAGCTTTGATGCCTGCATTGGTCAAATGTTCTTTATCCATGGTTTCACATTCATGGAGTCCTCAGTGCTCCTGGCAATGGCCTTTGACCGCTTCATTGCCATCTGTAACCCACTAAGATATGCCACAATCTTAACCAATTCAAGGATCATCAAAGTGGGCTTTGCAGTCGTTATTAGGGGGACAGTAGCTCTTGTGCCTTTACTCCTGCTCCTTAAGCGTCTGTCCTTCTGCCGAAGTCATGTTCTGCACCATTCATACTGTTTCCACCCTGATGTGATGAAGCTTTCATGCACAGACACCAAGACCAACAGTGCATTTGGTCTGGCCATTGTCATCTCTACTGCTGCCTTGGACGCCGTCTTGCTTCTCCTCTCCTATGTTCTGATCATCCATGCTGGGCTCAGCAATGCCTCCCCAGAAGAGCGCAAAAAGGCCTTTGGTACCTGGGTCTCACACATAAGTGCTGTTGCCATCTTCTACATCCCCATGATCAGCTTGTCACTGGTGCACAGATTTGGGAAGAATGCCCCTCCCCTTGTGCATACTCTCATTGCCAATGTTTATCTTCCCATCCCTCCTGTAATGAATCCCATAATCTACAGTGTGAAGACAAAGAAAATTCATAATACCATGCTCAAAATATTCCATTCTAAGCTAACTTAGGAcatttttcagtgtattttttttacattgtcTTCTCTGACTGACGTTTGATCATTCACTAATGTGAGTTAccactatatgcagaaaaagtCTGTCTATACATGCTTTCATTCTTCTGATGATCCAGTAACTTACTATTTACAGAGTTCTAGACTGAATTTTTTGAGAACAGGGACTATGTCTTGTGTACCTATAACCCTATCAGAATACTGTATCTGGCACAGACCAGGACCGTGGTTAAAACATGTCTGCAAAGTGGACAAATTAATTCATAAATTGGAGTCCAAATAGTCTCACCACCTCTAGGGTATGTAGCTATCAAGGTATGTTTGATATAATTTAGATCAGTAGGAAAGTCTAGGTTTTAGTAATTCTTACAGATATTGGTAATGATCGCTATTCCCCAAAATAGATTATTCATGACTCAGGAACATGGACAACACTAAGCAAGAAGAAATGTGAattaattgggagttcaagatttgcagatactagctaatatacataaagtagataaacaagtttatactgtatagcacagggaactatattcaatatcttgtagtaactcatggtgaaaaagaatacgaaaacaaataaatgtatgttcctatatgattgaagtattgtgctgtacagcagaaattgacacaacattgtaaactgactatacgtcaataaaaatatataaaaaaggatactttataaattttaaagttcatcaGACCCTTTGGTAGATGTATTGATATTTAAGGATCTAATGTCTAGTGATTCATTTTCTAAGTATGTGTGTACTAGGGGAAAGTGGGCAAGAATGCAATGATGTGGTATTAACACATCATTATATACTGCAATGATAATTTGGAAAGTAAACATTTACTTCAGAATAATGATAAATAAGATATGAACTATCATGCAACAAGCTAAAGACTGATATAGATATGAATGATATATTAAAAGATAGATTAGTCTTCAATGTACTTTTATCACTGTTGTATGTATATTTCATGATCAATATACACAAGGGCATGAGTATATACTCATAACATATATGTTACAAAGGTATGGAAAGACATGTTCCAAATGTCAAAATTACTTATATGCTGATAGTTGAATATTAGTttatttacactttaaaaaaactttcttatactttaaaaatgctcaataatgaagtttttgttgttgctttttaactGCAGATAATAAAATTATCATTTCCCATTTAACAACTTCATGAAACCACAACTTTTTTGTTTATCATCTCCCAGGCTCTTCATTCCTGTGGGTCCTCACAATCTGTCTTCATACTACCAACTGGATACATTTATGACACCCACTTACCACTGGCATCCTTCACTGTTCTCAGTGTGGTCCAGCACCAGGGCATCAGAACCacttgaaattcttttttaaagtgcAGGTTCTTCAGCTCCACCCTAGAACTACTTAAGCAGAAACTTTTCAGATGGAGcacaagaatctgcattttaacaagctacCTATAGGTTATCATGCATATTAGAGTACCACTCTTGTAAGATGTTTTCACTTCTGAATAACACCATAAATATCTATCTTGTCCATAGACTTCAGTCATTTCATTCAGTCTCTGACTGAAATAGCCacctgcttttatttatttaaattttttaaaaaatatttttatgttattgtTTTTTGCTGGtattgctctttctctttcttccaggtACCATTAAGAAATCTTTTTTATAGTCAGGTTTCTTTTCCCTGATTGATTTGATACtacattatttttcttccagGTTACAGAGAAATAATTGATGtgcagcactgtataagtttaaagttCACATCataataatataacatatatacatcATGAGATGATTATTACCGCAGTAAGTTTAGTAATAAATATTATCTCATATAGacacattaaagaaatagaaaaaatattttcccttgggatgagaactcaggatttactctcttaacaactttcatagatgacatacagcagtgttaattgtatttatcatgttgtacattacttCCCtcatacttatttatcttataattggaagtttgtacttttaaCTACCTTCATCCAATCCCCTCTTCCCCCATCCCTGCATCTGgtgaccacaaatctgatctctttttctatgggactatttgtttttgaagtataattaccTACAACgttatgttagttcctgttacacagcacagtgatttgatagttttataaatttcaaaacaatcaccatgataagtctagttaccatctgtcaccacacaaagaTATAACATAATTATTGACTACACTGTACGTTTCCCTACaatgtacatttcatacctgtgactcatttattttgtatctgaaatctccctcacctatttcttagTCTCCTTCAtctatttctctcctcctctaAACCCCTGAGCCACCTCCCTCTGGcagccacctgtttgttctctttatctatgactctgtttctgtttcattatgtttgttcatttgctttgttttttagattctacatataaatgaaatcatactgtatttatctttctctgtctgacttatttcacttaacataatgctctCTAGGTGCTTCCATGTGTGGCAAATGGCAAGACTTAacccttttttatggctgagtaatattcaattatatatgtatcacatcttctttatccactcaaaTATTAATGGGCACtttggttgcttccacatcttggctatcataaataatgttgcaatgaacataggggtgcatgtagcttttcaaattagtgtttttgttttctctggataaatacccaggagtggaactgctggatcatatgacagtTCTATTTTCACCGTATTGGATTAATctctatattgttttctataatggctgcaccaatttacatttccaccattacataagggttcccttttctccacattctctccaacaCTTGCtagttcttgtctttttgataatagccattctgacacgtctaaggtgatatttcattgtgggtttgatttgcatttccctgatgattagacaTGTTGCGCatctctgcatgtgcctattggcctgtgtgtcttctttgggaaaatatctgTACAGGACCtcagcccattttttaattgggttgtttgttttttgatgttgagttgtataaactgtatgtatattttggatattaaccccttgtggaatatattgtttgcaaatatcttctatcATTCAGTAGGAAGCCTTTTTTGTATTGGTAGGTTtcctcactgtgcaaaagcttttaatttgatGTGGTaccagttgtttattttttcttatatttcccttgcctgaggagccatatccaaaaaaatattgctaagactaatgccaaagagtgtactgcctatAATTTGTGTAGAAATGAAATGGTTCCAGGtctcacatttaagtctttaattcattgtgaatttattttttttataaagagtAAGAAAGTAGTCCAACttgattcttttacatgtaactgCCCAATTTTCTCAGCACTGCTTACTGAAAATAGTGTTTTCCTCATTGTaaattcctgcctcctttgtcatagattaaatACCCATGTAagtgtggattcatttctgggctctttattatgttccattgatctatgtgtctgttttgtgccataccatactgttttgattaagccccgctggccttcaaagccaaatgttttgggggctcatcttcccagCACAGGACCCTGATCTGGGGCTCAGACCCCATGCTCCTTGGGAGAACCTCTGCATCTGTACTTATCCTCCCATCTGTGGGTCACCCACTAGGGGTGTGGGTCTTAACTATACCACGCCCCCAGCACTCCCACACTTCTGTGGTTCCTTCTtgatatctttagttgtagaagatcttgtCTGCAAGTATTCAGGTGGTTCTCATTGATAGTTACTCTGTAAATTGTAATTTTGCTgtgcctggaggaggaggtgagctcagggtcttcctattcCTCCATCTTGGTTATGCCTGATTTGAAACTTTTTGAAAACAGGCATTATCCTTTGCGGACTGATATATCTTGCACAGACCCAATCACAGTGCTTTGTTAATAACGGCTAACTTAATATATCTTattgaattaaatttatttttgtataacttTGTACATATTCTAATATATTTGGAACACCTTCATTTTGGCAAACACTATGGGAAGTACTTAGAGTGAAACAGTGAAGAAGGAAGACATGGTCTCCATTCTCAAGGAATAACTATCTGACTATACATACCTAAATTGAAATAAAGTTTCAAACAGCTGTTTCTTATGCATGATACTGTATACATGTCATTGTACCAGATACTAAGAGGAGTCATAGTTAGTTGTCTCTTTCTATAGGAAGAGCATGAAATAGAGGGAAAATCACCAACCTAGGAAACTCTTGGCACGATGAGAACAATTAGCTTCCAGAAATTTACTATTTAACAGAAGGGACATAATGCACATTCAAGTCTAAgcaataaaaacacaaatacaatGATTCAAATTTCataaatgctcagtaaaatttcaaaaatggagaATTTAAAGGTAGGGCAACCATGTTTTttagtgtgttttaaaataaatgtgttaaaagAATGCTCTCATGAAAGCTACACCATTAACTTATGCTGTAATAAGAATGGTGAGTGACTCAAGAAGTATGaattacatataattttatataatatagtcATGCATACATCAGCACAatccattttaaagtatattacttttctttataaaatgacaACGATTCACAGAAAACTACATaagtatacttttttttccttttattctttcagGCAATACCTTTCATTTTTCTATGAGCTATGTTTTTCTGCGAATTCAACATCATCAAATAGAGTGGTCTGTACATTTTTAcagcttttgcttttatttatagacCCTAGGAAACAATGCTTGTTCAAGACTGTCTGAGccacacagatatagaaaacaaacttctggttactggggggaaggagagggatggagggataaactgagagtttgggatttgcagatactactatataaaaaaatagataaacaacaaggtacctattgtatagcacagggaactatattcaatgacttgtactagcctataatgaaaaagaataggaaaactaatatacatatatatatgcatgtataaatgaaccactatgctgtacactagaaactaacacaatgttgtaaactgactatatataataaaaaaaagataaaatgtttaaCCTAGTAACTGACTATTGACttgtaattttaatgaaaatgcattAAAGATTTTGGCTAACTTTGTAAATGCTATTGGAATATGTAAAAGAGCCAAAATAATACAGGATGTGGTGACTCAAGTAATTTTTAActattcttttacattatttGTTTGTTAATATGATTTATATTAATTCATCTAATCTTTAAAAGAACCGTAGAAGTTATGTACTACTTATGTATCGTGGGGCCAACTggcatccttcaaagtccaatgacccccattcctgggctctcagatgtctgcctgcaactcctcaacagataaagaacattctttactgggcatgtctgccctaacaaactaacagccctaggtaatgcctaatctcacaatagctcaggctggTTTGTTTTGGCCCACCTTATGAGAGTCATAAACTCCACCAGCCCTTCATAGACCCTAAATTTCTTGCCTCACCTACaaccagagaattgtgcatgCACGCAGCCCCCAACCCCGTGTGTTCACCAATGCCTTACCCATAATAAAAGACCTCAACGACCTACCCTCGGTGCTCACATGGGCACCTCTCGTCTGTGTGGCCTGCTGCTGTCTGTGGCAGTGTACCCCTAGTAAACTTTTCCTTCCACTTTCCTCTGTCTCTGGTAAATCCTTTTTCTGCCCGTGACACTGGCCCGCCT is a window of Vicugna pacos chromosome 10, VicPac4, whole genome shotgun sequence DNA encoding:
- the LOC102543547 gene encoding olfactory receptor OR51C1-like gives rise to the protein MPSFNQSIFYPAVFFLTGIPGFETYHAWIFIPFCCLYATAISGNGMILFVIITESSLHEPMYYFLSMLSFTDLGLCLSTLVTMVGIFWFNAREISFDACIGQMFFIHGFTFMESSVLLAMAFDRFIAICNPLRYATILTNSRIIKVGFAVVIRGTVALVPLLLLLKRLSFCRSHVLHHSYCFHPDVMKLSCTDTKTNSAFGLAIVISTAALDAVLLLLSYVLIIHAGLSNASPEERKKAFGTWVSHISAVAIFYIPMISLSLVHRFGKNAPPLVHTLIANVYLPIPPVMNPIIYSVKTKKIHNTMLKIFHSKLT